A genomic region of Macaca thibetana thibetana isolate TM-01 chromosome 14, ASM2454274v1, whole genome shotgun sequence contains the following coding sequences:
- the ZBED5 gene encoding zinc finger BED domain-containing protein 5 has protein sequence MFCTTNSLPMDLLLKQGSLKQEVESFCYQIVSESNDQKVGILQSEDKQLQPSVSKKSEGELSRIKFISNSNKITFSKKPKRRKYDESYLSFGFTYFGNRDAPHAQCVLCKKILSNSSLAPSKLRRHLETKHAAYKDKDISFFKQHLDSPENNKPPTPKIVNTDNESATEASYNVSYHIALSGEAHTIGELLIKPCAKDVVMRMFDEQYSKKIDAVQLSNSTVARRIKDLAADIEEELVCRLKICDGFSLQLDESADVSGLAVLLVFVRYRFNKSIEEDLLLCESLQSNATGKEIFNCVNSFMQKHEIEWEKCVDVCSDASRAMDGKIAEAVTLIKYVAPESTSSHCLLYRHALAVKIMPTSLKNVLDQAVQIINYIKARPHQSRLLKILCEEMGAQHTALLLNTEVRWLSRGKVLVRLFELRRELLVFMDSAFRLSDCLTNSSWLLRLAYLADIFTKLNEVNLSMQGKNVTVFTVFDKMSSLLRKLEFWASSVEEENFDCFPTLSDFLTEINSTVDKDICSAIVQHLRGLRSTLLKYFPVTNDNNAWVRNPFTVTVKPVSLVARDYESLIDLTSDSQVKQNFSELSLNDFWSSLIQEYPSIARRAVRVLLPFATMHLCETGFSYYAATKTKYRKRLDAAPHMRIRLSNITPNIKRICDKKTQKHCSH, from the coding sequence ATGTTTTGTACCACAAACTCATTGCCCATGGATCTGTTGCTGAAACAAGGAAGTCTTAAACAAGAAGTGGAATCTTTCTGTTATCAGATTGTGTCTGAATCAAATGATCAGAAGGTTGGGATATTACAAAGTGAAGATAAACAGCTGCAACCTTCAGTTTCTAAAAAATCAGAAGGTGAGCTTTCCAGGATCAAATTTATATCCAATTCCAACAAAATAACATTTagtaaaaaaccaaaaagaagaaaatatgatgaaAGTTATTTGTCTTTTGGATTTACTTACTTCGGGAATAGAGATGCACCTCATGCTCAGTGTGTATTATGTAAGAAAATTTTATCGAATAGCTCTTTAGCCCCTAGTAAGCTTCGAAGACATTTGGAAACTAAACATGCTGCATATAAAGACAAAGACATAAGCTTTTTCAAGCAACATCTTGATTCACCTGAAAATAATAAACCCCCAACACCTAAAATTGTGAATACAGATAATGAAAGTGCTACAGAAGCATCATACAATGTAAGTTACCATATAGCATTGAGTGGAGAGGCTCATACTATTGGAGAATTGCTTATCAAACCTTGTGCAAAAGATGTAGTGATGCGGATGTTTGATGAACAATATAGTAAAAAGATAGATGCAGTACAGCTATCAAACAGTACTGTTGCACGTCGAATTAAGGATCTAGCTGCTGACATTGAAGAAGAGCTTGTTTGTAGACTGAAAATTTGTGATGGGTTTTCACTGCAACTAGATGAATCAGCTGATGTTTCAGGACTTGCTGTGCTGCTTGTGTTTGTTCGTTATAGGTTTAATAAGTCTATTGAGGAAGACCTACTCCTGTGTGAATCTTTGCAAAGTAATGCTACCGGTAAAGAAATATTCAACTGTGTCAACAGTTTTATGCAGAAACATGAAATTGAATGGGAAAAATGTGTTGATGTTTGTAGTGATGCTTCTAGGGCAATGGATGGGAAAATTGCCGAGGCTGTCACCTTAATAAAATATGTGGCTCCCGAAAGCACCAGTAGTCACTGCCTATTATATAGACATGCACTAGCAGTTAAAATAATGCCTACATCTCTAAAAAATGTGCTAGACCAGGCAGTACAAATCATCAATTATATTAAAGCTCGACCACATCAATCCagactattaaaaattttatgtgaGGAAATGGGTGCTCAGCACACAGCACTTCTTCTAAATACAGAGGTGAGGTGGCTTTCTCGAGGTAAAGTTCTTGTGAGACTTTTTGAACTTCGTCGTGAACTTTTGGTTTTCATGGATTCTGCTTTTCGACTATCTGATTGTTTAACAAATTCGTCTTGGCTGCTAAGACTTGCGTATCTTGCAGATATTTTTACTAAATTAAATGAAGTTAATTTGTCAATGCAAGGAAAAAATGTGACTGTTTTTACAGTATTTGATAAAATGTCGTCATTGTTAAGAAAATTGGAATTTTGGGCCTCATCTGTAGAAGAAGAAAACTTTGATTGTTTTCCCACACTCAGTGATTTTTTGACTGAAATTAATTCTACAGTTGATAAAGATATTTGCAGTGCCATTGTGCAGCACCTAAGGGGTTTGCGCTCTACTCTGTTAAAATACTTTCCTGTAACAAATGATAATAATGCTTGGGTTAGAAATCCATTTACAGTTACTGTTAAACCAGTTTCATTAGTAGCACGGGACTATGAGAGCCTGATTGATTTAACATCTGATTCTCAAGTGAAACAGAATTTCAGTGAACTTTCACTAAATGATTTTTGGAGTAGCCTAATTCAGGAATACCCAAGCATTGCAAGGCGTGCAGTGCGTGTACTTCTTCCTTTTGCTACAATGCACCTGTGTGAAACGGGGTTTTCGTATTAcgctgcaacaaaaacaaaatataggaaAAGACTTGATGCTGCACCTCATATGCGAATCCGACTTAGCAACATTACACCTAATATTAAGCGGATATGtgataaaaagacacaaaaacacTGTTCTCATTAA